A window from Trinickia violacea encodes these proteins:
- a CDS encoding protein kinase domain-containing protein, which translates to MPLNKLSTGVFPSKEVLALNKAIDQYNANPNALQLDTIEAIINSRDRANWTSKAMEIMRLEMAINAERRAFRGAAQGVSGVGILGPSAVVNLAPTAWIEILNANAPSLDGVLFDGTGKQGAQGNTHKMSLPNGKKLFAKTARGHDKGSVETECQREYRVYKRLYETAGEHPNLVKVWGWADIRFGVQHEIGFIMDHIDGPDGRAMQSRLKEAWDLGIVSSAEYWSSIQYIGRCHVKVIQYLKGAGWVHNDIKPENYVVDSASGEVIVIDLGGAGLSGERWNAVTVEYLAPEMMNGGRPDLAARGAVASDIFSLGASIAHAAEAAHAFHAVAQPNQGLTANATAFRQIGRPVEGIAPGRYKNPFEYGVETDYTRQLMRMMNENPLEREKTLDEHSSNKFLNDSILDDEQAREVLKGIASGARKKSWEEKWLRAGKSPPTGVMMDRSSLESKLNDKMRHFRGSLGISVNSNLSKAEALREEADLNRKRKELEEVAKLINQANAFGIDTSRDRRIVGQLLRECDGAEQTIKAALGRHQPQGSRQWFRR; encoded by the coding sequence ATGCCACTCAACAAGTTGTCGACTGGTGTCTTCCCATCTAAGGAAGTACTGGCTTTGAACAAGGCGATAGACCAGTACAACGCAAATCCCAATGCTCTTCAGCTAGACACGATCGAGGCGATTATCAACAGCCGTGATCGGGCGAACTGGACATCGAAAGCCATGGAAATCATGAGGCTCGAGATGGCAATAAACGCGGAGCGCCGCGCTTTCCGTGGCGCGGCTCAGGGTGTTAGCGGAGTTGGAATTCTAGGCCCCAGCGCGGTAGTCAATCTCGCTCCCACCGCATGGATTGAAATATTGAATGCCAACGCTCCATCGCTTGATGGCGTACTGTTTGACGGCACGGGCAAGCAAGGAGCACAAGGGAACACGCATAAGATGTCGTTGCCGAACGGAAAAAAACTGTTCGCGAAGACCGCTCGCGGACATGACAAAGGTAGTGTGGAAACAGAGTGTCAGCGCGAGTACCGTGTCTACAAAAGACTCTATGAAACCGCCGGGGAACATCCCAATTTGGTCAAGGTTTGGGGGTGGGCCGATATAAGATTTGGGGTTCAACACGAGATCGGTTTCATCATGGACCATATCGATGGGCCAGATGGTCGCGCTATGCAGTCCAGGTTGAAGGAGGCCTGGGACCTCGGAATCGTATCCTCAGCGGAATACTGGAGTTCGATTCAATACATCGGACGCTGTCATGTCAAAGTCATTCAATATTTGAAGGGTGCGGGCTGGGTGCACAACGACATCAAGCCCGAGAACTATGTGGTTGATTCGGCGAGCGGAGAGGTGATCGTCATTGATCTCGGAGGTGCGGGGTTATCGGGAGAAAGATGGAATGCGGTGACAGTGGAATACCTGGCTCCTGAGATGATGAATGGCGGAAGACCGGATTTGGCGGCGAGGGGAGCAGTGGCGTCTGACATATTTAGTCTTGGCGCGTCTATTGCTCATGCAGCGGAAGCCGCTCATGCTTTTCATGCTGTGGCGCAACCCAACCAGGGGCTAACCGCGAACGCAACCGCTTTCCGTCAAATAGGCAGGCCGGTCGAGGGCATCGCCCCGGGTCGTTATAAAAATCCGTTCGAGTACGGGGTGGAAACGGATTACACACGGCAATTGATGCGAATGATGAACGAGAATCCCTTGGAGCGTGAAAAAACGCTCGATGAGCATTCGTCCAATAAATTCTTGAACGACAGTATTTTGGATGACGAGCAAGCGAGGGAAGTGCTGAAAGGGATTGCTTCTGGGGCGCGCAAAAAGAGCTGGGAAGAAAAGTGGCTTAGGGCAGGGAAATCGCCGCCAACCGGCGTGATGATGGATCGGAGTTCCCTGGAAAGCAAATTGAACGACAAGATGCGCCATTTTCGGGGGAGCTTGGGTATAAGTGTAAATTCCAATCTGTCAAAGGCCGAGGCGCTACGGGAGGAGGCCGATCTCAATCGCAAAAGGAAGGAATTAGAGGAGGTCGCGAAGCTAATCAATCAAGCCAACGCATTCGGCATCGACACATCTCGAGATAGACGGATCGTAGGGCAGCTTTTGAGGGAGTGTGATGGCGCAGAGCAAACTATCAAAGCAGCACTCGGCCGGCATCAGCCCCAGGGATCTCGTCAATGGTTTCGCCGTTGA
- the tssA gene encoding type VI secretion system protein TssA, with translation MSTPNLLHTQPDFTVDVERYLDALPDGGGAGTSLRGDALYARIREARHEDDASLPMGDWERPLAKADWKTVAALSGDALRTRSKDFQLAAWLCEAWTHLHHVDGFVAGVEVMTGLVERYWETAWPQLEDGDAEVRAAPFAWFARTIARVLSLHVPLMEIDLPEMPMFNLEAFQRLAAAPVVEGGSTFTRELVDTYVTRGDNLVALARLQQRAIVAREAWDRLAQRVDLGLGEYAPGFQGVAEVLTRLSRAATSLIGERAVQVPSTAAAAAAIEALDDALDQAYREEAQPVVEAPVMRDPMQPYAVTDAVITSLPPSIVNLIADRAHAYRLLGDIARYLRRQEPHSPTSYLLDRAISWESMSPTDLMRDIVQPDGSLERYFLMLRAD, from the coding sequence ATGAGCACACCGAATTTGCTGCACACCCAGCCGGACTTCACCGTCGACGTGGAGCGCTATCTCGACGCCTTGCCGGATGGCGGCGGCGCGGGTACGTCGCTGCGCGGCGATGCGCTTTACGCGCGGATTCGCGAGGCGCGGCACGAGGACGATGCCTCGCTGCCGATGGGCGACTGGGAACGCCCGCTTGCAAAAGCGGACTGGAAGACCGTCGCTGCGCTGAGCGGCGACGCGCTGCGCACGCGAAGCAAGGATTTTCAGCTTGCGGCGTGGCTGTGCGAGGCGTGGACGCATCTGCATCATGTCGACGGTTTCGTGGCCGGCGTCGAGGTGATGACGGGACTCGTCGAGCGCTATTGGGAAACAGCCTGGCCGCAACTCGAGGACGGCGACGCCGAAGTGCGGGCGGCGCCTTTCGCGTGGTTCGCCAGGACCATCGCGCGGGTGCTGTCGTTGCACGTGCCGCTGATGGAAATCGACTTGCCCGAGATGCCCATGTTCAATCTCGAAGCGTTCCAGCGGCTTGCGGCGGCGCCGGTTGTCGAAGGCGGCAGCACCTTCACTCGCGAGCTCGTCGATACCTACGTGACGCGCGGCGATAACCTCGTCGCGCTGGCACGGCTCCAGCAGCGCGCGATCGTCGCACGGGAAGCGTGGGACCGGCTGGCCCAGCGCGTCGATCTTGGGCTTGGCGAATATGCACCGGGCTTCCAAGGGGTTGCGGAAGTGCTGACGCGCCTTTCGCGGGCGGCAACCAGCCTGATCGGCGAGAGGGCGGTGCAGGTGCCTTCGACGGCGGCGGCTGCGGCAGCTATCGAAGCGCTGGATGATGCGCTTGACCAGGCATATCGGGAAGAGGCGCAGCCTGTTGTAGAGGCTCCGGTCATGCGCGACCCGATGCAGCCGTATGCGGTCACCGATGCCGTGATCACGTCACTCCCGCCAAGCATCGTCAACCTGATCGCCGATCGTGCCCACGCCTACCGCCTGCTCGGCGACATCGCGCGCTATCTGCGGCGCCAGGAGCCGCACAGCCCGACCTCGTATCTGCTCGATCGCGCGATTTCATGGGAAAGCATGAGTCCGACGGACCTGATGCGGGACATCGTGCAACCGGACGGCAGTCTGGAGCGCTACTTCCTGATGCTTAGGGCCGATTGA
- a CDS encoding type VI secretion system protein, with product MLTSDLFLLSLAVLIVVVCTVLGVVVYFAAHGAQNKAAGDRKIVRMRADSLRNAFRQAVELVEGNIASRAERYNVPWILVLNEGDDPPALPIAQSGVASVLSSEAASPAATQGIAWQFFDRGIVIDIKAAYLGSPDEDTDEKPWDEFLSLCRNYRPQRPFDSVVVTVPAAMLLAEDTDARLELVRHAKLAHRRLWLAQNRFAMRFALYVVVTGCESLAGFTSFARALPEPLRASMLGWSSPYDLSETYQASWVETAMTSIERAVSDASAELFTLDTGHLDAREMLLLPARIDAIRSQLQLYVDELLRPSAYHEPFFFRGIYLTGDTGELSDAVVDTSALAGAAAMDAGSDPYGRGEEPYLAGGDAGAAEEDADPAGPGAAAHPLSSPVNDLMLQPAFLRDLFDKKIFLEYGLTRPSRTQHLARPLVNRTLHWGTLALLGGWGIGLAVATVQLSHRHAALVAALGELQKSAQERASAEHGGQQLPADWYRSKALALIGVNDRLHAGIDWSVFMPGSWNAVDDLNERVRQRFEREFGEIVVTALEREMLQRVGTLSGIARDPATGQLIVGDDCAAPAAASADARGADSLAVEDAPAMRALQRYVGEVDQLDAALQAMQRLQRPSAGNADALRLAVRYAFGADLQGNLAGSLPYFYRDPDRSDAYAADGAGGIDLPVVQQALRCTFDKGAQQLDDGLFADSPLLNAERSVVSHLGNLSVTDSNEADFTQLTGDYRAIAAGIGKQQDLLASGKGGWMRQTQFVPGPVYDRTFARAAESRLLGPDLVARVRARSGNAYQAFRSELALRFGGADAGVVWVDKEARYAVSPARLALRDGLLKLLNQPFMVVPRDLPLPSIPEGSIVTWDRAQLDQALALAEARKHFLADGLSAMPDTLRPVVEQALDAQFARLIIDQVAAAAAVSPALSEPDGAEFDAARSRLVKIRAALADMDATTQGADLDALMSRDAMEHLRLVDDALTRAELYATRPAGAVSNGGAPAPVLAAFGIADPAQLGIYLDQQSARAATLGKQAAAYLSALSTSDAVSPLAQRWQAIELDLGRYQLKNPNSSLLMLEQFVQTVAGDLRGGDCIGRFPPRPSAVGGGDYFTSVHMRLYDSLLARCGQSYNAELRQQWDAFASAFNQNVAGHQPFGVPARLAVRTSAGNAGGAGNASVDFAELGQTLRQYERAAKILQQARNVAAERGVGGNASVRQFADRFDPVAALLAPLYPANDGAPTGYDVRVDFRANRTGEIAANQVIDWTLRIGAQSVSLNDASGTTLHWEYGVPVTLVLRFAKDSPLTVPDDPAQRVFSSDGHTLTWQFADPWALFSFISQQRVADTLARERAPGPLLKFDFPLGTVNAADLALLPKQARGEVFVRLTLSAPGSKTPLPWPGSFPTSAPEWNAL from the coding sequence ATGCTGACGAGCGACCTGTTCCTGCTCTCGCTGGCCGTTCTCATCGTGGTCGTCTGCACGGTGCTGGGCGTCGTCGTGTATTTCGCCGCGCACGGTGCGCAGAACAAAGCGGCGGGCGATCGCAAGATCGTCCGGATGCGCGCCGATTCGCTGCGCAACGCGTTTCGCCAGGCCGTGGAATTGGTCGAAGGCAACATCGCGTCGCGGGCCGAGCGCTACAACGTGCCGTGGATTCTCGTGCTGAACGAAGGCGACGATCCGCCCGCGCTGCCGATCGCGCAGTCCGGCGTGGCGAGCGTGCTGAGTTCGGAGGCCGCCTCGCCGGCCGCGACGCAGGGCATTGCGTGGCAGTTCTTCGATCGCGGCATTGTGATCGACATCAAGGCGGCCTACCTGGGCTCGCCCGATGAAGACACCGACGAAAAGCCCTGGGACGAATTCCTGAGCCTGTGCCGCAACTACCGGCCGCAGCGGCCGTTCGATTCGGTCGTGGTGACGGTGCCCGCCGCGATGCTGCTGGCCGAAGACACCGATGCGAGACTCGAGCTCGTGCGGCACGCGAAGCTCGCGCACCGGCGCTTATGGCTTGCGCAGAACCGCTTCGCGATGCGCTTCGCGCTGTACGTCGTCGTCACGGGGTGCGAGTCGCTGGCGGGCTTCACGTCGTTTGCACGGGCCTTGCCCGAGCCGCTGCGGGCCAGCATGCTCGGCTGGTCTTCGCCGTACGACTTGTCGGAGACCTACCAGGCGAGCTGGGTCGAAACCGCGATGACGAGCATCGAACGCGCCGTGTCGGATGCGAGCGCCGAGCTGTTCACGCTCGATACGGGTCATCTCGACGCACGCGAAATGCTCTTGCTGCCCGCGCGCATCGACGCCATCCGCTCGCAGTTGCAGCTCTACGTCGATGAGCTGCTGCGGCCGAGCGCGTACCACGAGCCGTTTTTCTTCCGCGGCATCTACCTGACGGGCGACACCGGCGAACTCAGCGACGCCGTCGTCGACACGAGCGCACTGGCCGGTGCCGCGGCGATGGATGCCGGTTCCGATCCCTACGGCCGGGGCGAGGAGCCCTATCTGGCCGGCGGGGATGCCGGCGCGGCAGAGGAAGACGCGGACCCCGCCGGTCCGGGAGCCGCTGCGCACCCGCTATCGTCGCCGGTCAACGACCTGATGCTGCAGCCGGCCTTCCTGCGTGACCTGTTCGACAAGAAGATCTTCCTCGAATACGGCCTGACCCGGCCGTCGCGCACCCAGCACCTTGCGCGGCCGCTCGTCAATCGCACGCTGCACTGGGGCACGCTCGCGCTGCTTGGCGGCTGGGGCATCGGGCTCGCCGTCGCGACGGTGCAGTTGAGCCATCGCCATGCCGCGCTCGTGGCGGCCCTCGGCGAACTGCAGAAGAGCGCGCAGGAGCGCGCTTCGGCCGAGCACGGCGGCCAGCAGCTGCCCGCCGACTGGTATCGAAGCAAGGCCCTTGCGCTGATCGGCGTGAACGACCGGCTGCATGCCGGCATCGACTGGTCGGTCTTTATGCCCGGCTCGTGGAATGCCGTCGACGATCTCAATGAACGGGTCCGGCAGCGCTTCGAACGCGAATTCGGCGAGATCGTCGTGACGGCGCTGGAGCGCGAGATGCTCCAACGCGTCGGCACGCTGAGCGGTATCGCGCGCGATCCGGCCACGGGTCAGCTGATCGTCGGCGACGATTGCGCCGCGCCTGCGGCGGCGAGTGCCGATGCGCGCGGCGCCGACAGCCTGGCGGTCGAGGATGCGCCCGCGATGCGTGCCTTGCAGCGCTACGTGGGCGAGGTCGATCAGCTCGATGCGGCGCTGCAGGCCATGCAGCGGTTGCAGCGGCCGTCGGCGGGCAATGCCGATGCGCTGCGTCTCGCCGTGCGCTACGCATTCGGTGCGGACTTGCAGGGCAACCTCGCGGGGAGCCTGCCGTACTTCTATCGCGACCCGGATCGCAGCGACGCCTACGCCGCCGACGGCGCGGGCGGCATCGATCTGCCCGTCGTGCAGCAGGCGTTGCGCTGCACGTTCGACAAAGGCGCGCAGCAGCTCGACGATGGGCTCTTCGCGGACAGTCCGCTGCTGAATGCTGAACGCTCGGTCGTGAGCCATCTCGGCAATCTGTCGGTGACGGACAGCAACGAGGCGGACTTTACTCAGCTCACAGGCGACTACCGCGCCATCGCGGCGGGCATCGGCAAGCAGCAGGATCTGCTGGCGTCGGGCAAGGGCGGGTGGATGAGGCAGACGCAGTTCGTTCCGGGCCCGGTGTACGACCGCACGTTCGCGCGTGCGGCGGAGAGCCGCCTGCTTGGCCCCGATCTCGTGGCGCGCGTGCGGGCGCGTTCGGGCAACGCCTATCAGGCGTTCAGGAGCGAGCTGGCGTTGCGTTTCGGCGGCGCCGATGCCGGCGTCGTGTGGGTCGACAAGGAGGCGCGCTATGCGGTCTCGCCGGCGCGGCTCGCGCTGCGCGACGGTCTGTTGAAGCTGCTGAACCAGCCGTTCATGGTCGTGCCGCGCGACCTCCCGCTGCCGTCGATACCGGAAGGCTCGATCGTGACGTGGGACCGTGCCCAGCTCGATCAGGCCCTGGCCTTGGCCGAGGCGCGCAAGCACTTCCTGGCGGATGGTCTGAGCGCGATGCCCGACACGCTGCGTCCCGTCGTCGAACAGGCGCTCGATGCGCAGTTCGCCCGTCTGATCATCGATCAGGTGGCCGCGGCGGCGGCCGTGTCGCCCGCGCTGAGCGAGCCGGACGGCGCCGAGTTCGATGCCGCGCGCAGCCGGCTCGTGAAGATCCGCGCGGCGCTCGCCGACATGGACGCGACCACGCAGGGCGCCGATCTCGACGCGCTGATGTCGCGCGACGCGATGGAGCACCTGCGCCTCGTCGACGATGCGCTGACGCGTGCCGAGCTGTATGCGACGCGTCCGGCAGGCGCAGTGTCGAACGGCGGCGCGCCTGCGCCCGTACTCGCGGCGTTCGGGATCGCCGACCCGGCGCAGCTGGGCATCTATCTCGACCAGCAGTCGGCACGAGCCGCGACGCTCGGCAAGCAGGCGGCGGCTTATCTCTCCGCGCTCAGCACGTCCGATGCGGTGTCGCCGCTGGCGCAGCGCTGGCAGGCGATCGAACTCGACCTGGGCCGCTACCAGCTCAAGAATCCGAACAGCAGCCTGCTGATGCTGGAGCAGTTCGTGCAGACGGTGGCGGGCGACCTCCGTGGGGGCGACTGCATCGGGCGATTCCCGCCGCGGCCGTCCGCCGTCGGCGGGGGTGACTATTTCACCTCGGTGCACATGCGTCTCTACGACAGCCTGCTCGCGCGCTGCGGCCAGAGCTATAACGCCGAGCTGCGCCAGCAATGGGATGCGTTTGCGTCGGCGTTCAACCAGAACGTCGCGGGGCACCAGCCGTTCGGCGTTCCCGCGCGGCTTGCGGTTCGAACCAGTGCGGGCAATGCGGGCGGCGCGGGCAATGCATCGGTGGACTTCGCCGAGCTTGGACAGACGCTGCGGCAATACGAGCGCGCGGCCAAGATCTTGCAGCAGGCACGCAACGTTGCCGCGGAGCGGGGCGTCGGCGGCAACGCGTCGGTGCGTCAATTCGCCGACCGGTTCGACCCGGTGGCGGCGCTTCTCGCACCGCTGTATCCGGCCAACGACGGCGCGCCGACGGGCTATGACGTGCGGGTCGATTTCCGCGCGAACCGCACGGGCGAGATCGCGGCCAACCAGGTGATCGACTGGACGCTCAGGATCGGCGCGCAGAGCGTGTCGCTGAACGATGCATCGGGCACCACGCTGCACTGGGAGTACGGCGTGCCCGTCACGCTGGTCCTGCGCTTTGCGAAGGACTCGCCGCTCACGGTGCCCGACGATCCGGCGCAGCGCGTGTTCTCGAGCGATGGCCACACCTTGACGTGGCAATTCGCCGACCCGTGGGCGCTCTTTTCGTTCATCTCGCAGCAGCGCGTGGCCGACACGCTCGCACGCGAACGCGCGCCGGGACCGTTGCTCAAGTTCGATTTTCCGCTGGGCACGGTGAACGCCGCGGATCTCGCGCTGCTGCCGAAACAGGCGCGCGGCGAAGTGTTCGTCAGGCTCACGCTGAGCGCACCCGGCAGCAAGACGCCACTGCCCTGGCCCGGCAGCTTCCCGACCTCCGCGCCCGAATGGAACGCACTATGA
- a CDS encoding DotU family type IV/VI secretion system protein produces MARNAFELEENDIVMVQFRLFVDELVRAQRRFSEEPDATPELAAQRVSRHLLNLLEIQTLQSRRDSTRFDIENLADARYLKAVLADELLLNTPWIGRECWTAHLLESALYRTNVAGDLVFRKIEQLLSDREPSRRDIARLFLFALAMGFQGRFRGADAGAQLRSFREELYEFIYQRRADLGGRDRLLAQAAYANTISHIAPRKLRAVSRWTVTALLAAVALLAVSELLWLWQSWPVRQALHGDSVERVSS; encoded by the coding sequence ATGGCACGCAACGCATTTGAACTTGAAGAGAACGACATCGTCATGGTGCAGTTCCGCCTCTTTGTCGATGAACTGGTGAGAGCGCAACGGCGCTTTTCCGAGGAGCCCGACGCGACGCCCGAACTCGCGGCGCAGCGGGTCAGCCGCCACCTGCTGAATCTGCTGGAAATCCAGACCTTGCAGTCCCGCCGCGACAGCACGCGCTTCGATATCGAGAACCTCGCCGATGCGCGCTATCTGAAGGCGGTGCTCGCCGACGAGCTGCTGCTCAACACGCCGTGGATCGGCCGCGAATGCTGGACGGCGCACCTGCTCGAATCGGCGCTGTATCGGACGAACGTCGCCGGCGATCTCGTGTTTCGCAAGATCGAGCAGCTGCTGTCGGATCGCGAGCCGTCGCGCCGCGACATCGCACGGCTTTTTCTGTTCGCGCTCGCGATGGGGTTTCAGGGGCGTTTTCGCGGCGCGGACGCCGGCGCGCAATTGCGCAGCTTCCGCGAGGAGCTCTACGAATTCATCTATCAGCGGCGCGCCGACCTGGGCGGGCGCGACCGCCTGCTGGCGCAAGCGGCTTACGCCAATACGATCTCGCACATCGCGCCGCGCAAGCTGCGTGCGGTGAGCCGCTGGACCGTGACGGCCCTGCTCGCGGCCGTTGCGCTGCTCGCTGTTTCGGAGCTGCTGTGGCTTTGGCAGTCGTGGCCGGTGCGCCAGGCGCTGCACGGCGACAGCGTGGAAAGGGTGAGTTCATGA
- the tssK gene encoding type VI secretion system baseplate subunit TssK: MSEGVQPVVDRVEWFEGMLLAPQHFQLMNARVDSLVAWQTLAAAPFSWGVRRLVFDQGLLPAGVLRVLALDAIMSDGTAVSYSAESNQHGRLELSLEPFAEQLANGPIDFYLTLPVAASMRHDSEIRRFRSTAGAPVADEVSQAPPADIPRLIPELALAAGELPSAMHVSLRLGSVYRDNEVVRLGERLPPLLEIARDNPLWTTVSALLGQLRGKAAFVARQTAIPSSKTEDRLTQLELKDRLRSLLTGLPLAEAVLRTPHLHPLALYLALASLSGSLSMLMPAGLAPVPPDYDHADPLAVFTPLMRALRDAISEVSEGYRERKFEFRHGAFEIGLQPEWVGERLVVGLRGQSDRDLRAWMEGATVGSQSVYPSLRNRRVLGAQRRVVDHAEELGLRSGSGYLLFEIDADSVLVHASETLVIGNLNESASVQRPQEMLLFVKG, from the coding sequence ATGAGTGAGGGCGTCCAACCGGTCGTCGACCGCGTCGAATGGTTCGAGGGCATGCTGCTTGCCCCGCAGCATTTCCAGTTGATGAATGCGCGCGTCGATTCGCTCGTCGCTTGGCAGACGCTGGCTGCCGCGCCGTTCAGCTGGGGCGTGCGCCGCCTCGTCTTCGACCAGGGGCTGCTGCCTGCCGGCGTGCTGCGCGTACTGGCGCTCGACGCGATCATGTCCGACGGCACGGCCGTATCGTATTCGGCGGAGTCGAACCAGCACGGGCGGCTCGAGTTGTCGCTCGAGCCGTTCGCGGAGCAGTTGGCGAACGGGCCGATCGATTTCTATCTGACGCTTCCCGTCGCCGCATCGATGCGTCACGACAGCGAGATCCGCCGCTTCCGTTCGACGGCCGGCGCGCCGGTCGCCGACGAAGTGTCGCAGGCGCCGCCCGCCGATATCCCGCGCCTCATTCCCGAGCTTGCGCTCGCAGCGGGGGAGCTGCCGTCGGCGATGCATGTCTCGCTGCGGCTCGGCTCGGTGTACCGGGACAACGAGGTGGTGCGGCTGGGCGAGCGCTTGCCGCCGCTGCTCGAGATCGCCCGTGACAATCCGCTCTGGACGACCGTTTCCGCACTGCTCGGGCAATTGCGCGGCAAGGCGGCGTTCGTTGCGAGGCAGACCGCGATTCCCTCATCGAAAACCGAAGACCGGCTCACGCAGCTCGAACTGAAGGACCGGCTGCGCAGCCTGCTCACCGGGCTGCCGCTCGCCGAAGCCGTGCTGCGCACGCCGCATCTGCATCCGCTCGCGCTGTACCTGGCGCTTGCCTCGCTGAGCGGCTCGCTGAGCATGCTGATGCCCGCCGGCCTTGCGCCGGTGCCGCCCGACTACGACCACGCCGATCCCCTCGCCGTCTTCACGCCGCTGATGCGGGCGTTGCGCGATGCGATCTCCGAGGTGAGCGAAGGCTACCGCGAGCGCAAATTCGAATTCCGCCACGGCGCATTCGAGATCGGCTTGCAGCCCGAGTGGGTGGGCGAGCGGCTGGTGGTCGGGCTGCGGGGGCAGTCGGACCGCGATCTGCGGGCGTGGATGGAGGGTGCGACCGTCGGTTCGCAATCGGTCTACCCGTCGCTGCGCAACCGCCGGGTGCTCGGGGCGCAGCGGCGCGTCGTCGACCACGCGGAGGAACTGGGCTTGCGCTCCGGGTCCGGTTATCTGCTGTTCGAGATCGACGCCGACTCCGTGCTCGTGCACGCAAGCGAGACGCTCGTGATCGGCAATCTGAACGAGAGTGCGAGCGTGCAGCGGCCGCAGGAAATGCTGCTGTTCGTGAAGGGCTGA
- a CDS encoding dicarboxylate/amino acid:cation symporter, which yields MKALKRLSNSTLGLLLFLGLGIVAGTLVRPAGVAAYVVGQIYLALVNMAAVPLLVVAMFFGLRQLMALAHPELRIGSMLSLAFALVALCAVCGALVGFSAAPGAHLADGARAQLGQVVLKSSSDAEDLRMPLLGAAGPGRTLSAISLRDVAPDNFYRVLADGRGLSILTCTILFGMAFAALSSAQTRLLNSVFESIYRTFETIIEHANLLLPVLVFGSAAHVAEQTSGATLGAMSGFLLGFVLCALLLSCVAIAAIAARAGVPLARAMTLLKAPMLVGLTSGSATAPIPHTIEAMSTRLGFSRGVAELVVPFGAVFVRAGSALYFALATVFVANLYGRPLDAGDIAMVAAASTFAAFVSAGQSGVAGVGYAGIVLSTLQLPVEAAGVLFVAIDLICEGPRNLLSLLSVCTVVALVSAGLPSERVSTPDAHAVPGPDAVFRFAFNRMQLALATGCVVTVGMLIVLMGIGVGAK from the coding sequence ATGAAGGCACTGAAGCGTCTTTCGAACAGCACCCTCGGGCTGCTCCTGTTCCTCGGGCTGGGCATCGTGGCGGGCACGCTGGTGCGCCCGGCGGGCGTGGCCGCCTACGTCGTGGGGCAGATCTACCTTGCCCTCGTCAACATGGCTGCCGTGCCGCTGCTGGTCGTGGCGATGTTCTTCGGGCTGCGGCAGCTGATGGCGCTGGCGCACCCCGAGCTGCGGATCGGCTCGATGCTGTCGCTGGCGTTCGCGCTGGTCGCGCTGTGCGCGGTGTGCGGCGCGCTGGTGGGTTTCTCTGCGGCCCCGGGGGCCCATCTTGCGGACGGCGCGCGCGCCCAGTTGGGACAGGTGGTGCTGAAGAGCTCGAGCGACGCGGAAGACCTGCGCATGCCGCTGCTCGGCGCAGCGGGGCCTGGCCGGACGCTGTCCGCGATCTCCTTGCGCGACGTGGCCCCCGACAACTTTTACCGCGTCCTCGCCGACGGCCGCGGGCTCAGCATCCTGACCTGCACGATCCTGTTCGGCATGGCGTTCGCCGCGCTCTCGAGCGCTCAGACCCGGCTGCTGAACAGCGTGTTCGAGAGCATCTACCGGACCTTCGAGACGATCATCGAGCATGCGAATCTGCTGCTGCCCGTGCTCGTGTTCGGCAGCGCCGCGCATGTGGCGGAACAAACGAGCGGGGCGACGCTCGGTGCGATGAGCGGGTTTCTGCTGGGGTTCGTGCTCTGCGCATTGCTGCTGTCCTGCGTGGCGATCGCGGCCATCGCGGCGCGCGCGGGCGTGCCGCTCGCACGCGCGATGACCCTGTTGAAAGCCCCCATGCTCGTCGGCCTGACATCGGGCAGCGCGACGGCGCCGATTCCGCACACGATCGAGGCCATGAGCACACGGCTCGGATTCAGCCGCGGCGTGGCGGAGCTGGTGGTGCCGTTCGGCGCCGTGTTCGTGCGCGCCGGTTCCGCGCTCTATTTCGCGCTGGCGACGGTGTTCGTGGCGAATCTCTATGGCCGGCCGCTGGACGCCGGCGACATCGCCATGGTCGCGGCGGCATCGACGTTCGCGGCCTTTGTTTCAGCAGGGCAGAGCGGCGTGGCGGGGGTTGGCTACGCGGGCATCGTGCTGTCGACGCTGCAACTGCCCGTCGAGGCAGCCGGCGTGCTGTTCGTGGCCATCGACCTGATCTGCGAAGGGCCGCGCAACCTGCTCAGCTTGCTCTCGGTCTGCACGGTCGTGGCGCTCGTTTCCGCGGGACTGCCCTCCGAACGCGTTTCGACGCCCGATGCGCACGCCGTGCCGGGCCCTGACGCGGTGTTCCGCTTCGCGTTCAACCGCATGCAGCTTGCACTGGCAACGGGCTGCGTCGTGACGGTGGGGATGCTGATCGTACTGATGGGTATTGGAGTAGGCGCGAAATGA